The Vibrio pomeroyi genome window below encodes:
- a CDS encoding KAP family NTPase: protein MTKEVSRFDCWKEKYSFNKCGLNNKEYGSYLSSYLRSQTKPLVLNLNGSWGTGKTHFLKQVYSDLRFEHKYPVIYIDAWKSDFSNDPLLVVISEMIEQFKQLNPMIDAEDKEQKLLKVLGKYSKKLWNVAAIGVGNYASEKFDNATIVDLAKIATFKDEEEVVVGRNLTDNYKNQLSALNDCKLALTHYVNCFPEGKRKVFVLVDELDRCRPTYAIEMLETIKHFFSLDNYIFVVATDTNQLSHSIKAVYGSEFDGTEYLSRFFNRSAALPEPDKGLFAKLLAQDTILKNLKQNIGTFDCLEYSPDYLSRLLNEVSIMYNLSLRRMEQVFRKFESCILYELDTENRYLDSRLLMQLIGEYDSIEFNECYYARKKALTEKYQLSAEFKAKNNIGIDDIVRISTVKYQNELKKLEPDNAQYLDYLRSLYNFSWTFVNEFLSTPQQNQFTVNEGHVALKVLNDNNVANRSRNRQQIQSESDKRVDHALMVFRKLIDKGVGNHRIWTRDDYFKAVELSSTITN, encoded by the coding sequence ATGACGAAAGAAGTAAGCAGATTCGATTGTTGGAAAGAAAAGTACTCTTTTAATAAGTGCGGACTGAACAATAAAGAATATGGTTCTTACCTATCTTCATACCTCAGAAGCCAAACTAAGCCACTTGTTTTGAACCTCAATGGCTCTTGGGGAACAGGTAAAACACACTTCTTAAAGCAGGTGTATTCAGATCTCCGCTTCGAACATAAATATCCGGTTATCTACATAGACGCTTGGAAGTCGGATTTTAGCAATGACCCTTTGCTTGTCGTTATTAGTGAAATGATCGAACAGTTCAAACAATTGAACCCAATGATTGATGCCGAAGACAAAGAACAAAAACTATTAAAAGTACTTGGTAAGTACTCAAAGAAACTATGGAATGTAGCAGCTATTGGAGTAGGAAATTACGCATCAGAAAAGTTCGATAATGCCACAATAGTTGATCTAGCCAAGATTGCCACATTCAAAGATGAAGAAGAAGTGGTTGTAGGTAGAAACCTAACTGATAATTACAAGAATCAGTTGAGTGCACTAAACGACTGTAAATTAGCACTAACACACTATGTAAATTGTTTTCCGGAAGGGAAACGAAAGGTGTTTGTATTAGTCGATGAACTGGATAGGTGTCGCCCTACCTATGCAATTGAAATGCTTGAAACAATTAAGCACTTCTTTTCTTTGGATAACTACATCTTTGTTGTCGCAACTGATACAAACCAACTAAGCCATTCAATCAAAGCCGTATATGGTTCAGAATTTGATGGAACTGAATACCTATCGAGGTTCTTCAATAGAAGCGCAGCCCTACCTGAACCAGATAAAGGACTCTTTGCGAAACTACTGGCACAAGACACGATATTAAAGAATCTAAAACAGAATATCGGTACGTTTGATTGTCTAGAGTATTCACCCGATTATTTAAGTCGTTTGTTAAATGAAGTAAGCATCATGTACAACCTATCCTTGAGGAGAATGGAGCAGGTTTTCAGAAAGTTTGAATCTTGCATTTTGTACGAACTAGATACAGAAAATCGATACCTTGATAGCAGATTGTTGATGCAACTTATTGGTGAGTACGACAGTATTGAATTCAATGAATGTTACTACGCAAGAAAGAAAGCCTTGACAGAAAAATACCAATTAAGCGCTGAATTTAAAGCGAAAAATAATATTGGAATAGACGACATAGTTAGAATTTCCACAGTGAAATATCAAAACGAGTTAAAAAAGCTAGAACCAGATAATGCCCAATACTTAGACTATTTAAGAAGCCTGTATAATTTTTCTTGGACGTTTGTAAACGAATTCTTGTCAACCCCGCAACAAAATCAATTTACGGTCAATGAAGGGCATGTTGCTTTAAAAGTTCTGAATGACAATAACGTGGCAAATAGAAGTAGAAACCGACAACAAATACAATCTGAGTCAGATAAACGAGTCGACCACGCACTAATGGTTTTCCGCAAGCTCATAGATAAAGGAGTTGGAAATCATAGAATCTGGACAAGGGATGATTACTTCAAAGCTGTCGAACTATCGTCGACCATCACAAACTAA
- a CDS encoding NAD(P)H nitroreductase gives MDALDLLLNRRSIAKLSDPAPEGVALENIIKAGLRAPDHGALTPWRFVIAQGSGLQKLSDILVRAAEADESEEAVIEKVKKAPFRAPMVITVIAKVTEHEKVPAIEQHLSAGCAAQAMQMAAVAQGFQGFWRSGKWMFHPEVHQAFGLEGDDEIVGFLYLGTPGCTPMKVPERDFSKFVEFL, from the coding sequence ATGGATGCTTTGGATCTATTGCTCAACAGACGCTCTATCGCAAAACTCTCTGATCCGGCACCTGAAGGTGTAGCGTTAGAAAACATCATCAAAGCGGGCTTACGTGCTCCTGACCACGGTGCACTAACACCTTGGCGCTTTGTTATCGCGCAAGGTTCAGGGCTACAAAAACTTTCTGATATCTTGGTTCGTGCCGCTGAAGCGGATGAAAGCGAAGAAGCGGTCATTGAGAAAGTGAAAAAGGCACCGTTTCGAGCACCTATGGTGATTACCGTGATTGCTAAAGTGACTGAGCACGAGAAAGTACCAGCGATTGAACAACACCTTTCTGCAGGTTGCGCGGCGCAAGCGATGCAAATGGCAGCTGTCGCTCAAGGTTTCCAAGGTTTTTGGCGTTCAGGTAAATGGATGTTCCACCCAGAAGTACATCAAGCATTTGGCCTAGAAGGCGACGACGAGATCGTTGGTTTCCTATACTTAGGTACTCCGGGCTGTACACCAATGAAAGTACCTGAGCGTGACTTCTCTAAGTTTGTTGAGTTCTTATAG
- a CDS encoding NADPH-dependent 2,4-dienoyl-CoA reductase gives MSAMYPHLLEPLDLGFTQLRNRVLMGSMHTGLEENKEGLHKLAAFYEERAKGGVGLIVTGGFSPNLRGRLTPFSAEFSKVKHAKAHQVVTEAVHKHGGKIALQLLHAGRYAMHPFAQSASGIKAPIAKFAPSEMSPRQIKKTIGAFANSAELAQVAGYDGIEIMGSEGYLINQFICKRTNMRYDEWGGSYEKRMRFPLEIVKSIREAVGDDFIIIFRLSMLDLVEQGSTFEDVVLLAQKLEEAGVTIINTGIGWHEARIPTIATQVPRGAFSWVTEKVKPHVSIPVITCNRINTPEEAERILSSGQADMVSMARPFLADPDFVNKAAQDQAQFINTCIGCNQACLDNVFKGKRASCLVNPRACYETEIVVQPAQATKTIAVVGAGPAGLACATTLAQRGHKVDLIEKNDRIGGQFRLAMQIPGKEEFRETIRYFANQIDASGVNLKLDTEATFEMLLKYDEVVMAAGVEPRKLDIEGIDQENVVDYQTLIREKTPVGEKVAIVGAGGIGVDVATMLTEPTSHSLDDWLHEWGIDKNMEHPGGLYPYPDSFSDKTVWVMQRKAGRVGKGPGKTTGWIHKRTLEKRGVNLLGGVSYNKIDDQGLHISVGKQDQVLDADSVIVCAGQVSVRPFEDMWQEFGGKLHVIGGADYAGELDAVRAIRQGVELAIKL, from the coding sequence ATGTCTGCCATGTACCCACATTTACTTGAACCACTCGATCTTGGATTTACTCAGTTACGTAACCGTGTATTGATGGGATCAATGCACACAGGTTTAGAAGAAAATAAAGAAGGCCTACACAAACTCGCCGCGTTTTATGAAGAGCGAGCAAAAGGAGGCGTTGGTCTTATTGTTACCGGTGGTTTCTCTCCTAATTTACGTGGCAGATTAACCCCATTCAGTGCTGAATTCAGTAAAGTAAAGCACGCTAAAGCGCACCAAGTTGTTACCGAAGCCGTCCACAAGCACGGCGGTAAAATTGCGCTTCAACTATTGCATGCAGGTCGCTATGCGATGCACCCATTCGCGCAAAGTGCTTCTGGCATTAAAGCGCCTATCGCTAAGTTCGCTCCAAGTGAGATGAGCCCTCGCCAAATCAAGAAGACCATTGGTGCCTTTGCCAACAGTGCCGAGCTCGCGCAAGTCGCGGGCTATGATGGCATTGAGATCATGGGATCTGAAGGTTACTTGATTAACCAATTCATTTGTAAACGTACCAATATGCGTTACGACGAATGGGGCGGTTCTTATGAGAAGCGTATGCGTTTCCCCCTGGAGATCGTTAAATCGATTCGTGAAGCCGTGGGTGACGACTTCATTATTATTTTCCGATTGTCGATGCTCGATTTGGTTGAGCAAGGCAGCACCTTTGAAGATGTTGTTCTATTGGCTCAAAAGCTGGAAGAAGCAGGCGTTACCATTATCAATACGGGTATCGGTTGGCACGAAGCACGTATTCCGACTATCGCGACACAAGTACCTCGCGGCGCGTTCTCATGGGTAACCGAGAAAGTTAAACCGCACGTTTCTATTCCGGTGATCACTTGTAACCGAATCAACACACCAGAAGAAGCAGAACGTATTCTTAGCTCTGGGCAGGCTGATATGGTGTCTATGGCTCGTCCGTTCTTGGCGGACCCTGATTTCGTCAACAAAGCAGCTCAAGACCAAGCTCAGTTCATCAATACCTGTATCGGTTGTAACCAAGCTTGTTTAGATAACGTGTTTAAAGGCAAACGCGCGAGCTGTTTGGTTAACCCACGCGCGTGCTACGAAACGGAAATTGTTGTTCAGCCAGCGCAAGCGACTAAAACTATTGCGGTTGTGGGCGCAGGCCCTGCAGGTTTAGCTTGTGCGACAACGTTAGCGCAGCGCGGACACAAGGTTGACTTGATTGAGAAAAATGACCGTATCGGTGGCCAGTTCAGATTGGCAATGCAGATCCCGGGCAAAGAAGAGTTCAGAGAAACGATTCGTTATTTTGCGAACCAAATCGACGCATCGGGCGTGAATTTGAAGCTAGATACCGAAGCAACGTTTGAGATGTTGTTGAAGTACGATGAGGTCGTGATGGCGGCTGGCGTAGAGCCGAGAAAGCTCGATATTGAGGGGATCGACCAAGAAAACGTGGTCGATTACCAAACCTTGATTCGCGAAAAGACACCAGTAGGCGAAAAGGTCGCGATTGTTGGGGCTGGTGGTATCGGTGTCGATGTGGCAACCATGCTGACTGAGCCGACTTCACACAGCCTAGACGATTGGCTGCATGAGTGGGGCATCGATAAGAATATGGAACACCCAGGCGGACTTTACCCTTACCCTGATTCGTTCAGCGATAAAACGGTGTGGGTGATGCAGCGTAAAGCGGGTCGTGTTGGTAAAGGCCCGGGCAAAACAACGGGCTGGATTCACAAGCGCACACTAGAAAAACGTGGTGTGAATCTACTGGGTGGCGTGAGCTACAACAAGATTGATGACCAAGGTCTGCATATCAGCGTTGGTAAGCAAGATCAGGTACTTGATGCCGATTCTGTAATTGTGTGTGCAGGCCAAGTGTCGGTTCGTCCATTCGAAGACATGTGGCAAGAGTTCGGTGGCAAACTGCACGTGATAGGCGGTGCCGATTATGCCGGTGAGCTAGATGCAGTACGTGCTATCCGTCAAGGTGTTGAGCTAGCGATTAAGTTATAG
- the sppA gene encoding signal peptide peptidase SppA: MKKIFKFIGMIFKGIWKLITFVRLALVNIIFLLSIAIIYFVYFHSDTAQPTVPQQSALVLNLSGPIVEQSRYINPMDSVTGSLLGKDLPKENVLFDIVETIRYAKDDENVTGIVLALKELPETNLTKLRYIAKALNEFKAAGKPIYAVGDFYNQSQYYLASYATKVYLSPDGGVLLKGYSAYSLYYKTLLEKLDVNTHVFRVGTYKSAIEPFIRDDMSDAAKESASRWLGQLWGAYVDDVSHNRQIDAKTLNPSMDTFLKELESVDGDIAKLAEKLGLVDELATRQQVRLELADVFGSDGQDSYNAFGYYEYRTTMLPDMNSESHDVAVIVASGAIMDGKQPRGTVGGDTTAALLRQARNDDKVKAVVLRVDSPGGSAFASEVIRNEIEAIKQAGKPVVVSMSSLAASGGYWISMGADKILAQPTTLTGSIGIFSVITTFEKGLNDIGVYTDGVGTSPFSGLGITTGLTDGAKDAFQMGIENGYRRFISLVGENRGMDVNAVDEIAQGRVWTGQDAMQKGLVDEIGDFDDAIAAAASLAELESYNIYWVEKPLSATEQFIQEFMNQVQMSIGLDIQSMIPSSLQPVTQQLAQDSQLLGNFNDPQGRYAFCLNCQVQ; this comes from the coding sequence ATGAAAAAAATATTCAAATTTATAGGCATGATCTTTAAAGGGATTTGGAAGCTCATTACGTTTGTGCGTCTTGCGCTTGTTAACATCATCTTTTTACTCAGTATTGCCATCATCTACTTTGTGTACTTCCACTCAGATACGGCTCAGCCAACGGTTCCACAGCAATCCGCTTTGGTGCTGAACCTTTCTGGTCCGATTGTAGAGCAAAGCCGCTACATCAATCCTATGGATTCCGTGACAGGTTCACTGCTTGGTAAAGACCTTCCAAAAGAGAACGTTCTGTTTGATATCGTTGAAACGATTCGCTATGCCAAAGATGACGAGAACGTAACGGGCATTGTGTTAGCGCTTAAAGAGCTACCAGAAACTAACCTGACCAAGCTTCGTTACATTGCTAAGGCACTGAACGAGTTTAAAGCAGCGGGTAAGCCGATTTATGCGGTGGGTGATTTCTACAACCAAAGCCAATACTACCTAGCCAGCTACGCGACCAAAGTATACTTATCGCCAGATGGTGGTGTGCTTCTCAAAGGCTACAGCGCTTACTCGCTTTACTACAAAACCTTATTAGAGAAACTAGATGTGAACACCCATGTGTTCCGTGTAGGTACTTATAAGTCTGCCATCGAACCTTTCATTCGTGATGACATGTCAGACGCAGCAAAAGAGTCCGCTTCTCGTTGGTTAGGCCAGCTATGGGGTGCTTACGTTGACGATGTGAGCCACAACCGCCAAATCGACGCGAAAACGCTGAACCCAAGCATGGACACTTTCTTAAAAGAGCTTGAGTCCGTTGATGGTGATATTGCGAAACTGGCCGAAAAACTGGGCTTAGTGGATGAGCTAGCAACCCGCCAACAAGTTCGACTTGAGCTTGCAGACGTGTTCGGCAGTGACGGTCAAGACAGCTACAACGCATTTGGTTACTACGAATATCGTACAACTATGCTTCCAGACATGAACAGTGAATCACACGACGTTGCTGTGATTGTGGCAAGCGGTGCCATTATGGATGGTAAACAACCTCGCGGCACTGTTGGTGGTGATACCACTGCAGCCCTACTTCGCCAAGCTCGTAATGACGACAAAGTAAAAGCGGTTGTACTTCGTGTAGACAGCCCAGGTGGCAGTGCCTTTGCTTCTGAAGTTATTCGCAATGAAATCGAAGCGATCAAGCAAGCGGGTAAACCTGTAGTGGTTTCTATGTCTAGCCTTGCGGCTTCTGGTGGTTACTGGATCTCAATGGGCGCAGACAAGATCTTAGCTCAACCGACCACACTAACAGGCTCGATTGGTATCTTCAGTGTTATCACGACCTTTGAGAAAGGCTTGAACGATATCGGCGTTTACACCGATGGCGTGGGCACTTCACCTTTCTCTGGCCTTGGTATCACAACTGGTTTAACTGATGGGGCAAAAGACGCTTTCCAAATGGGTATTGAAAATGGTTACCGCCGTTTCATCAGCTTGGTTGGAGAAAATCGTGGCATGGACGTTAATGCTGTCGATGAGATCGCTCAAGGCCGTGTATGGACAGGTCAAGATGCGATGCAGAAAGGCTTAGTCGATGAGATTGGAGACTTTGACGATGCAATTGCAGCAGCGGCGTCACTTGCAGAGCTTGAAAGCTACAACATTTACTGGGTAGAAAAGCCACTTTCAGCAACTGAACAATTTATTCAAGAATTTATGAACCAAGTTCAGATGTCGATTGGCCTAGATATTCAGTCAATGATTCCAAGCAGTTTACAGCCTGTTACGCAGCAGTTAGCACAAGATAGCCAACTATTAGGCAACTTTAACGACCCACAAGGCCGTTACGCATTCTGCCTAAACTGCCAAGTTCAATAA
- the ansA gene encoding asparaginase: MERKHIYIAYTGGTIGMQKSIDHGYVPVAGFMDKQLAGMPEFHRPEMPEYTIHEYSPLMDSSDMTPLDWQTIADDIRANYDKYDGFVILHGTDTMAYTASALSFMLENLGKPVIVTGSQIPLAELRSDGQANLLNALHIAANYPINEVTLFFNNKLMRGNRSTKSHADGFNAFTSPNLNPLLEAGINIQISNNVVVNEQPKGAFKVHNITPQPIGVITMYPGISHEVIRNTLLQPVNAMILLTFGVGNAPQNPELLQHLKDASERGVIVVNLTQCLAGKVNMGGYATGCALAEAGVVSGYDMTPEAALAKLHYLLSQNLSYEEVKTQMQQVLRGEMSL; the protein is encoded by the coding sequence ATGGAAAGAAAACACATCTATATCGCGTACACCGGCGGCACAATTGGCATGCAAAAGTCTATTGACCACGGTTATGTTCCAGTCGCAGGTTTCATGGACAAGCAGCTCGCTGGCATGCCTGAATTCCATCGACCAGAGATGCCTGAATACACCATTCATGAATACTCTCCATTAATGGATTCGTCAGACATGACACCATTGGATTGGCAGACTATCGCTGATGACATTCGCGCGAACTACGATAAGTACGATGGTTTCGTTATCCTGCACGGTACTGACACAATGGCCTACACCGCTTCTGCGCTGTCGTTCATGTTAGAAAACCTTGGCAAACCAGTGATTGTAACTGGCTCTCAGATCCCTCTGGCAGAGCTACGTTCAGACGGACAAGCAAACCTACTGAATGCCCTGCACATTGCGGCTAACTACCCAATCAATGAAGTGACACTGTTCTTCAACAACAAGTTGATGCGTGGTAACCGCAGCACCAAATCTCACGCTGATGGCTTCAATGCGTTTACATCTCCAAACCTTAACCCATTGCTAGAAGCGGGTATCAATATCCAAATTAGCAATAACGTTGTGGTAAATGAGCAACCTAAAGGTGCGTTCAAGGTTCATAACATTACTCCGCAACCTATCGGCGTAATCACTATGTATCCGGGCATCTCACACGAAGTAATCCGTAACACGCTACTACAGCCTGTTAACGCAATGATTCTGCTTACTTTTGGTGTTGGTAATGCCCCACAAAACCCAGAATTACTTCAACACCTAAAAGACGCATCTGAGCGCGGTGTGATAGTGGTGAACTTAACTCAATGTTTGGCGGGTAAGGTGAACATGGGTGGTTACGCGACGGGTTGTGCTCTTGCAGAAGCAGGCGTTGTTAGCGGTTATGATATGACACCAGAAGCGGCGTTGGCGAAATTACACTATCTATTAAGCCAGAACCTAAGCTATGAAGAAGTGAAGACTCAGATGCAACAAGTGTTGCGTGGTGAGATGAGCTTATAA
- a CDS encoding DUF1315 family protein: MDAEQLLSAMTPEVYERLTYAVETGKWPEGTALSKEQRDSCMQAVMLYQSKHNSEAQHMTIAAGGEISFKSKSELKKQFKSDQEDIVRVNPNH; the protein is encoded by the coding sequence ATGGATGCAGAACAACTTCTTAGCGCAATGACACCCGAGGTCTACGAACGTTTAACTTACGCAGTTGAGACGGGTAAATGGCCAGAAGGTACGGCGCTCTCAAAAGAACAGCGCGACTCGTGTATGCAAGCGGTTATGTTGTACCAATCTAAACATAACTCTGAAGCTCAGCACATGACAATTGCAGCTGGTGGTGAGATTAGCTTTAAATCTAAGTCTGAACTCAAGAAACAGTTTAAGTCAGACCAAGAAGATATTGTTAGGGTTAACCCGAATCATTAA
- a CDS encoding DUF2989 domain-containing protein translates to MKWLAMSLLPFTLVGCLEGNKNTDQLCQSNPGLQCEQLNMNDGQCRVARTDLIWHRFEVQKQPTEINKIKEFKLVTAYKKCLELAAQIETIDQSKLQERRFTSLMHSIEESERIVEELAQSDTPETLYFLWSQTGDTNARRSFLQLEGTEALNTADMQYALATFYTTRDHTKTLKLLNNALTLSSNSAVNTEIFKSMASINHSLGHMEKAYVWAMVAKEFDVPIASEAELAVLYRFEDSKYKQLNKDADKIVEAIEDGIYSPAIVPSY, encoded by the coding sequence ATGAAATGGTTGGCGATGAGCCTATTGCCTTTCACTCTGGTTGGGTGTCTTGAAGGGAACAAAAACACCGATCAACTATGCCAAAGTAACCCGGGGCTGCAGTGCGAACAATTGAACATGAACGATGGGCAATGTCGTGTCGCACGTACCGACCTAATCTGGCATCGCTTTGAAGTTCAAAAGCAACCTACCGAAATCAACAAGATTAAAGAATTCAAGTTAGTCACAGCTTATAAAAAGTGCCTAGAGCTTGCCGCACAGATCGAAACGATTGACCAATCTAAACTGCAAGAACGCCGCTTTACTTCTTTAATGCACAGTATTGAAGAGTCTGAACGCATTGTTGAAGAGCTCGCTCAATCAGACACGCCTGAAACACTCTACTTCCTGTGGTCGCAAACTGGCGATACCAACGCGAGACGCAGTTTCTTACAGTTAGAAGGAACAGAGGCATTAAACACGGCAGATATGCAATACGCCCTAGCCACCTTCTATACCACCAGAGATCATACTAAAACACTTAAGCTGCTTAATAATGCCTTAACTTTGTCGAGCAACTCAGCCGTTAATACTGAGATCTTTAAGTCGATGGCCAGCATCAACCATAGTTTGGGTCATATGGAAAAAGCGTATGTCTGGGCGATGGTTGCCAAAGAGTTTGATGTACCAATTGCATCAGAAGCGGAACTGGCCGTTCTCTATCGTTTTGAAGATTCAAAATACAAACAGTTAAATAAAGACGCCGACAAAATTGTCGAAGCTATTGAAGATGGGATCTACAGCCCAGCGATCGTCCCGAGTTATTGA
- the msrB gene encoding peptide-methionine (R)-S-oxide reductase MsrB, which yields MWRDINVIQKGENMIKPDEYWRERLSDDEFAVCRQRGTEAPYSGKLLHNQDTGVYSCTCCESPLFLSDNKYDSGCGWPSFDAPVNDEAVRYIEDLSHGMKRVEIRCTACDSHLGHVFPDGPKTTGERFCVNSVSLIFNKNDKSTK from the coding sequence ATGTGGAGAGATATTAACGTGATTCAAAAGGGAGAAAATATGATAAAGCCTGATGAATACTGGCGTGAACGCCTATCAGACGACGAGTTTGCAGTGTGTCGTCAACGTGGTACTGAAGCCCCTTATAGCGGTAAGTTACTGCACAACCAAGACACAGGTGTCTATAGCTGCACATGCTGCGAAAGCCCTTTGTTTCTGTCGGACAACAAATACGACTCTGGGTGCGGTTGGCCTAGCTTTGATGCACCAGTGAATGACGAAGCAGTGCGCTATATAGAGGATCTAAGTCACGGAATGAAGCGTGTAGAGATCCGTTGTACCGCTTGTGATAGCCATTTAGGTCACGTTTTTCCTGATGGACCGAAGACAACCGGTGAGCGTTTCTGTGTTAATTCGGTGTCGTTAATTTTCAACAAAAATGACAAAAGTACGAAATAA
- the gap gene encoding type I glyceraldehyde-3-phosphate dehydrogenase has product MTIKVGINGFGRIGRFVFRAAQERNDIEVVGINDLIDVEYMAYMLKYDSTHGRFNGTVEVEGGNLIVNGKTVRVTAERNPEELKWDAINVDVVAEATGLFLTDETARKHITAGAKKVVLTGPSKDATPMFVMGVNQASYAGQDIVSNASCTTNCLAPIAKVLNDKWGIESGLMTTVHATTATQKTVDGPSAKDWRGGRGASQNIIPSSTGAAKAVGVVLPELNGLLTGMAFRVPTANVSVVDLTVNLKEAASYEEICAAMKEASEGEMAGVLGYTEDQVVSQDFIGETQTSVFDAKAGVALTDKFVKVVSWYDNEIGYSNKVLDLIAHISK; this is encoded by the coding sequence ATGACTATCAAAGTAGGTATTAATGGTTTTGGCCGTATCGGTCGTTTCGTATTCCGTGCAGCGCAAGAGCGCAATGACATCGAAGTTGTTGGTATCAACGACCTTATCGACGTTGAATACATGGCATACATGCTTAAGTACGACTCAACTCACGGCCGTTTCAACGGTACTGTTGAAGTTGAAGGCGGTAACCTAATCGTTAACGGTAAAACTGTACGTGTTACAGCTGAGCGTAACCCAGAAGAACTTAAGTGGGACGCAATCAACGTAGACGTTGTTGCTGAAGCTACTGGTCTTTTCCTAACTGACGAGACTGCACGTAAGCACATCACTGCTGGTGCTAAGAAAGTTGTTCTTACTGGTCCTTCTAAAGATGCAACTCCAATGTTCGTAATGGGCGTTAACCAAGCATCTTACGCTGGTCAAGACATCGTTTCTAACGCTTCTTGTACTACTAACTGTCTTGCACCTATCGCTAAAGTACTTAACGATAAGTGGGGCATTGAGTCTGGTCTTATGACTACAGTTCACGCTACTACAGCAACTCAAAAAACTGTAGATGGCCCTTCTGCTAAAGACTGGCGCGGTGGCCGTGGTGCTTCTCAAAACATCATCCCATCTTCAACTGGTGCTGCTAAAGCTGTAGGCGTTGTTCTTCCAGAACTAAACGGCCTTCTAACTGGTATGGCTTTCCGTGTACCAACTGCTAACGTATCTGTAGTTGACCTAACAGTTAACCTAAAAGAAGCTGCATCTTACGAAGAAATTTGTGCTGCAATGAAAGAAGCTTCTGAAGGCGAAATGGCTGGCGTTCTAGGTTACACAGAAGACCAAGTTGTTTCTCAAGACTTCATCGGCGAAACTCAAACTTCAGTATTCGATGCTAAAGCTGGTGTTGCTCTAACTGACAAATTCGTTAAAGTTGTATCTTGGTACGACAACGAAATCGGTTACTCAAACAAAGTTCTAGACCTAATCGCTCACATCTCTAAGTAA
- a CDS encoding D-hexose-6-phosphate mutarotase — protein MDLSTLPALAVLSDNVTIVEHEGVKLVRVIHDKANAAISLFGGHVVSFQPQGQEDLIWMSQQAKFDGKTALRGGIPVCWPWFGRIAAPAHGFARTSEWQLVEHRESEAGVIVSLGLKPSEETLAVWPHQFDARLNVEIGDELKVTLDVKNTDSQPWTFSGALHTYLNVGDIYNTTTTGMGAEYIDSLQGGKICQGGAELVLTDTIDRVYTQPEAQIFVADKKLDRTLTVENHGHNSAVLWNPWAEGATSMGDMQDDGYLTMLCVESTLHAPSLEAGKTLQPGESHQLITVISSNEA, from the coding sequence ATGGATTTATCAACTCTACCTGCACTGGCTGTACTTTCTGACAACGTCACTATCGTTGAACACGAAGGTGTAAAACTGGTTCGCGTTATCCACGATAAAGCAAACGCAGCGATTTCACTGTTTGGCGGCCATGTTGTGTCGTTCCAACCACAAGGCCAAGAAGACCTGATTTGGATGAGCCAACAAGCTAAGTTTGATGGCAAAACAGCACTGCGCGGTGGTATTCCAGTATGTTGGCCTTGGTTTGGCCGCATTGCAGCTCCTGCACATGGCTTTGCTCGCACAAGCGAATGGCAATTAGTTGAGCACCGCGAAAGCGAAGCTGGTGTGATTGTAAGCTTAGGTCTAAAGCCTAGTGAAGAGACGCTGGCAGTATGGCCTCATCAGTTTGATGCTCGCCTAAATGTTGAGATTGGCGATGAGCTGAAGGTAACATTAGATGTGAAGAACACAGATTCTCAACCATGGACTTTCTCTGGCGCGCTACACACTTACCTCAACGTTGGCGATATCTACAATACAACGACCACAGGTATGGGCGCTGAGTACATTGATAGCCTACAAGGTGGCAAGATCTGCCAAGGTGGAGCTGAGCTTGTGCTAACCGATACGATTGACCGTGTTTACACTCAGCCAGAAGCGCAAATCTTTGTTGCCGACAAAAAGCTGGATCGTACTCTAACGGTTGAAAACCACGGCCATAACTCTGCAGTACTGTGGAACCCGTGGGCGGAAGGCGCTACTAGTATGGGCGACATGCAAGACGACGGTTACCTAACCATGCTATGTGTTGAATCAACACTGCACGCACCAAGCCTAGAAGCAGGCAAAACGCTACAGCCAGGCGAAAGCCACCAGCTGATTACGGTGATCTCTTCAAACGAGGCTTAA